The Phaseolus vulgaris cultivar G19833 chromosome 5, P. vulgaris v2.0, whole genome shotgun sequence genomic interval GAATAGTCCGATTTTAGGAGGACAAAAATCAGGCCTGCCAGCACACTCATACAGTAGAATAGGGTAGCATTCACTCACCCATTACTTCTTTTTCCGAGGATATCATATAGGCTTCATCTACGTCAATTTTCTCAGCCAGGGGATCAAGAGTCTGAGACCCAAGCGCATCCTGGGAGGACAGAACACTTTCAGAGGTTTCTCGGGGATAACGATGCTTGTATCTGATTGGCCTGGCCAATATGACATTAAGCTCGAGTTAAACAACAGATAAAAGAAATACAAACATCACAGAGAACACAATTTAAACTGGGTATCGTAGTATTATGAGAGGGTACAATTGATCATTCCGCAAAAGCCCAGGTCGACGTTGTCGTGGTCTAGTGGACAAGCTATCTTGATCAGACTCAAACGAGGCACCACCCAGCTGCTTCTGTATCTCCCTTTTAGCATCTAGCCATCAAATGCAAACCCAATAAGACAAGAACAAGCCTCGAAGAACTAAATCTCGTTCACATGAAGATAAACAAGAAACAAACAGAAACTTACTCTCCAACCGTTCATGGGCCAAGAAGAATTCCGCCGGATCTTTCAAGCTATCAAGGTCCAAAGCTGGAAGCAAACTCTCAACAGAGGGCCTGTAACAAAAATCCAAGTCAACAAAAACAAATCAAACGGAAAAAACATTAACAGATAGAGTGGTGGTCCGGGCTATAAGCATCACTTTTTAGTAGGCTTCATAGAAAAGCGTGGACGTTTGAGCCCCAACCCAGGTCTCTGTTCCCGACGAAATTCTCCATCCTCTCCTGCATCATTTGTTGTTTGAGAAATTGATGTTGTTTGAGAAATTGAGTCTTGAAAAATCTCAGAGTCGAACAGATTAGGGTCATCTTCCAAAGCAAGCTTGGCCTCCTGCACCAGTTTCGCGGGACTTCGCAAGGCCTGTGCAAACACGGTAGCATGAAATGGAAGGCAGTGCTAGAATTAAAGCTAAACGCAAGTGAACTAGTTTGAAACGATAGAAGAGGAAAAAGGGTTACGATAAGAGCTCACCATGGATTTGAGGTGAGAGTGGATGGTGTGAAGGTCTAAGTCTGAGTTGTAGGGTTGGGAAGGTGGAAGAGACGGCGAAGTGAAGAGGGAAATTCCCCAATAATTGGCGAGAGGATCCACTAATGCATCACCTTCTTCATCCATCAAGCATTGGTTTCGGAGAATCGAACAACCAAAACCCTAGGTTCGTGTTTtggttttttctttctattcaaAATTTGAAAGCTAACGGTGAGCGGggagtataaaaaaatatataataaataaaatatatataaaaaacgtGGACGGCAGGATTCGAACCTGCGCGGGCAAAGCCCACATGATTTCTAGTCATGCCCGATAACCACTCCGGCACGtccacatttttatttataattccacaaagaaaatttaaatcatAATATTCTCTTATGCTATGTATCTCTACACCCAACAAATGGCTTCTTAcctttcatattttataaagataccgttttactctttttaaaaataactttcaaattactttttttaaaaaatatttatagaacattctttccaaaacaaattttATGAATTCTGAATTTAacattctaaaattaaaaaaaaatcattgtttGTTTTtcgaattttttattttggaaataCACTTTGCTTACAAGAACTTTTATTCTGGAAATACTTTTTACTTAcgaaatttttattttggaatcactcaaaattATTAAGGATAATTCTGATATCTTAAAGAATGTATAGGGGTGTATGAAGAAAACTGTAGGGTGTAGAAAAAAATACCCTATATCTAAAGCACCTTGTCTTAGCACAGAAAGAACCCCAACAACAAAACAAACCCCAGCAGCAAAAGTAAGATGAGGAAGGAagcaatagttttttttttttttttctgttgattcaTTTGTCTCCCAATATTTATAGCTTTGTTGCTATTCATATCAATGGGCACGCACATTCAAATTCTCTTGCATGTTTCTGTTCACCGATGAAGGTGTTGATCAATTTACGAGTTTTATTCTGACCCCAAATGCAGGTTTCTTCACAAAAACGTGTTTTTTGAATTTGGTACTTTTGGCACCCTTCACATAAGTAGTTCTCTACTATGTCTGGTACTAAAAGGGGTGCCAATAACAGCGGTTCCAAGCGGAGCCTGCCATCGTGGACGTGTTCGAAGGAGAACGAGGGCGAAAGCAGTGGAAAGAAACCAACTTTCGGTGGAAAAGGTGAGAAATCCAAAGAGGGTGAGGCACCCAGGATGGGCAAAGTCCAAAATGAGAATGGTGGAGAATCTTCTGCCTCAAGTTTGGATAGCTTCAACGAACTTCTGGTGGGCTTTGGCTTTGCTTGCATTGCTTTTGTCGAATGTTGATTGATTGACTCGTTAATTTAACCGGTTTTTGGACAGGAAGGGGTGGTTTTTGTGCTTTCAGGGTTTGTGAATCCGGAGAGAGGCATGTTGAGGTCACGAGCAATGGAAATGGGGGCACAGTATCAGCCTGATTGGAACTCTGATTGCACTCTCTTGGTTTGTGCATTTCCAAACACCCCTAAGTTTAGACAAGTTGAAGCTGATTGTGGAACCATTGTGTCCAAGGTTTTCCTCTTTCCTTGTTTTGTCAATGGTATCTCTCTATATTATTCAAAACACTGCTTATGTTTCAATTCTATGTTTTTCTTGGTGTCATTTTTATGCCTCCATTGTTTATAAAGGAGTTAAGATATCTGTGTTGATTCTTGATTATTGATAAgctcataatttaaataaactatTGTCTTAATGATCAAGAGAATCTTATGTTCAAACTATGAGTTATGAGCCTTTATTTGATCGTTTAGGTCCACATTTATTTCAGTGTCAATTTCTGGAATCCTTTGAAGTTTTGGTGATTGTTAGACTCCATTACAGTGTTAAGATTATAGGCATCTTTGCTGTGGTTGTATGAAGCGATTCTTTATGTAATGTGCCAGTTGAAACATTTTGTAATCCAATCAAtgccttttctttttcattagtTTTGTCAGCATTAATTTACTTAATTGTTAAATATCAAGGGATACCAAACTTCAATACATTTTAATTTTGGTAGGGAAATTCTAGTCATGGCACTCACATTCTTGGTTGTAgaattttatatgtatttttggaTGATAGTCTTACCTGTTATCACATGATGtaccctttcttttcttcattttcggGATTAGGATTGGATAATAGACTGTTACACCCAGAGGAAGCTGATTGAAATTGACAATTACCTTCTTCATGCTGGAAAACCATGGCGTAAAGGAAATGTTTCAGGAGAAGTCAGTGAAGGTGATATAATTGGTCATATGCTTGTATATAGTATAGAACTTTAAGTTAGAGGGCATctatttttaacaatttaataGCACTATACTAGTTCATATCCTTACTCTTTTTTCTAGAAAAGTAAAtcgagaaataaattttttatactttGGAATAAAATTGCAATTTCAAGAGACATGGCGATCATCTATTGatgatttaaattatattaactttGTTTAATGCTCAGAAGTTAAaacactttttgtttttctaaagCCATTTTTACATCCATCTTCTTCACTttatatgtgtgtgtttttGTGTAAATGGATGCTACAATGTAATGATGAAGCTGTGAAACTAATAGCCTGTGTTACAACATATGTCCTTATGAGGTAGTTCTTGTCAACCTCCTTCCCCTGCTCCAATACTGCTATCACCATCCAATTTCAcatctattttatctttatgtGAACCCCACTATTGGTTAGTACAGATAAAATACCATCTGTACCCAAAAAGTCACCAAAGCATGTTGATAAAGAACAGCCTTCAAATACAACAGCCTCCATAAAATCAAAGGTAAAGCTAACAAGATGTTTTTTGTCACATACTTGAGAGTCTATTATTTCATCTGCAAACAATTAAATCTGTTATAGAGTATAGACTTTTATGTTTGCTGCGTATTCCAGGGAAAAGACACTGATATTGCTAGGAAATGCTTTGAACCTTCGGAAGTGAAGAAGTGGGCCATTGATGATTTGAATAAAACAATTCAGTGGCTGGAAAGTCAAGAGGAGAAGGTTATGATCTTCCATTTTCAGTATAAAAGACTGTTTTCAGTTTTTTGTTTCCTTCTAGAGGTTACGAAATTCTTAaaagtgcaaaaaaaaaaaaagaagtttGCATCGAAACTAAACTCATTAGTTAGAAAATTATAGTATTTCACTACCCTCACTCAATTTTGCTTAAGCTTGGTAGATATACCATATGAATCTAAATTATGTTAATCATTTCAGCCAGATCCAAGTGAGATGACAAAAATAGCTGCAGAGGGGATTCTAACTTGTTTGCAAGATGCAATTTGTTCTCTAGAGGAAAAACAGGTAATGTACACTGAAAATTTTGTATCACTCTTGTTAGTTTGAAAGCATAGGTTAAATTCCCCCCATCATAGAGATATGTCAGAATAAGCATAAAGAAAAGAGTTACCTTATCATTTAAAACTCAAGTGCTTTCCTTTAAGGATGCACTTTTCACATGCATACAAGGCTAGGATCACTGGTATAGTTTCTAAAACTTAATTTAAACACAATTGATTGTTATTTGAGTATTCATTGTGTTTTCTCTATCTTAGGAGGTAAGAAGTCAGCTAActgggaaacataagaaaccataaaaatgtcaatttttttcttgcattaaCACCCATGGTACTTGGTATTTTCTATTTCCTAATTGTTTCCATTCCAACATTTTCTTGGGTGCTTGTAAGTTTTCTTTGCAACTTTTATACTTGTTTTTATGATGATGATAATACCTAACGTTGCTGACTAATTGAATGACACATTTCCGTATCAAAGCCATTAACAGTTTGCACTTAGAATGTTGTATTTTGTTTCTAGTTTAATACTTTAGTTTTATACCTTGCCATTATATTTGACTTCACACAGTTGCCTGAGAATCCTGAGCTATAATCACTACACTTTTAGTTTCAATGCAGTACTTTTATCATATGGatgaaatcaaaataaatgaTTTCACAGCTGATGGTGTTTGTCTTATTATCTCTAACCAGAACATCAGGAAAGGAACTGAGGAGTGGATGTTCTTGCCTCGTGTAGTTGAGGAGCTTGCGAAATTGGATGTGGTAGGAAACAAGAACACTCTATTGTCAAAGGAAGATCTTCACAAGCAGGCTTTGGATTGTAAGCGAATTTATGAGGAGGTACTAAATACCTTAGATCAGAAAAGTTCAAAGGTAAATAAAGAACAGAGGAGCAAAACTGGAAGAACAAATGCCATGTCTTCTGGTGCAGTTGAGTACGATAGCGATGAGACAATTGAGATGACGGAACAAGAAATAGATCTTGCATATAAAACTTTGTCCTCTAACATCTGCCACATGTGAATGCTGATTGAACTTGTTTCTTTTGGGAAGAAAAGGAGTTGATTTGGTTTACCAAGATTTTCCTTTTGATATTTTACTGTGTATATAACAAAGTCtttctttttgttattttctgcatcagaatatatatttatgggtggaTAATTCGATAGCGAGTAGCCTAATAAgggtaataattttattaagataagttttaaatgactttaatacCATACTAAGAAGTAAACCGtcaactttaagtttaactcaattttaCAAAACTAGTTTATAAGATGAGTCTACACTTACTTATAAAATGTATAATACAATCTTTGAAATGGGTAAatcaaacacaattttatttaaaatgtatgTGATTAATAATAAGTTATGAGGCTCAAACATTCCTCTCAAATGTCAAATGGTGTGTTCATGGCGGACACACGTATTGAACATTGATACTTGTAAGACACGTATCGAagtgttcaatttaaaaaatatttattggatttATGACAATTTTAGTATTGttctaatataatattaaaaaaaaatacattatttttttaaaatttaaatttattatataaatttttagtttgattataaaaataaggaataaaTCTTTTTGAATCaggtatgaaaaatatttttctgctcaaaaaaatattgaaacatacttgtgtacGTAAATCTTTATtgacaatttatataattcataattatataatatatagattcgtgtttCCGTGTCTgacattttagatattatacgtATCTCTCGTGTCCATAAAGCATTTTGAACGCAGTTCTATGAACATGTGGCAAAAACTTCCCTTTGTGTTCtccatttatatatattataaataaattatgaatcatATATGTGTGtaagataatatttaaaaacagtactatattatttatgtttttaaataattaaaataaaacataaaactgTATTTTACCCGTTTTGTTTTGTATGCAGTCTGGAtccaatgaataaaaaaaaatgatgaatggGCCGTTGTAAACCGCCCCGAACCGACAAAAGTAGTAGTAATCTCATGACAATTTTATCCTACAACTCCATAATTTTTTCTTACACCtccataattttgaaaatatcgAAAGTACCCTTTTTGAATTTTACAATTCAGAATACAAAGTTTTATATTCTGAattgtaaaattcaaaatacaaaaattgcATTATAAATTGTACCATCTGAAATACATTTTTGTGTTTCAGattgtataattcaaaatacaaagtATTAGAACTCTATATATAGATTGTATTAAGAATCGTACAATTCTAAATTTTAGAATACAAATTTGTCTTCAGGATTATATAATTTCAGAATACAATATATTTAGAAtttgaaaatacaattttttttctatttagacAATATGGAAAATATTGTGGTTGTAGAGACactcattcttttttttctatgatCAAAACTTCATTTAGGTTCGAATTCTACTGATGATAGGTCtactaaagataaaaaattgttgaaaaaaaaacaaaagaaacattTTACTCTTTCTAGACAatcgaaaaagaaaaaaatagtaaatttatttaagaaaattatgtaCTTACAAAATAACGTCTCAATTCATCTTATCAAAGATGTGATATGGTTCCAAAAGATGAATTAGACAGTTTCAATAAGATTTCACTCTTGAAcaaaaactcagagaaaatACTCTGACGATTATGTTGCAGGTGGAAACTATAGGTGACACGAAAGTGGTGTGGCGGTAAAAGTTGGAGGTGAAATTTGCTAGGCGATAAAAGTTAGAAGTagggtactcaatgaaaaagatgaaaaaagggtaaaattgtaattttactTCTTATATGGAGGTGCAGAGAGCATGCATGAaggtgcaggaagtaattgtCTAATTTGAGTATGGAAGTTAACCCCATGAGGGTGCAGGCAGAGAGAAGAGACACGCAGCACAATGTTGTGTTGTTGCGTTGGTGagtgaaaaatagaaaaagaaaaagaaaaaaacagcaaTAGAACGTAGCAGTAGTGCttcccttcttcttctttttcacaGTAGGGTTGCGTTGCACTGCATTGCACGCACTCACTCACGCACACGCACGCCATCCACCACTCCTTTCTCTCCGAACAATGGGTGCTTCTCTTCCTCCCAAAGAGGCCAACCTCTTGAAGCTTATCGTTGTAAGCTTCCTCTCTCGTTTCAAATTCATGCTTCCATCCCCTCCCTCGATCCAACTTCACTCGTTTTCTTCTGCTTCCGCGATTACTACTTCTCCGTTTGCAAACCCTAGATTTTACGCTTTTTTATTTGCTCACACTACGCTAGatacttcattcaaattcaaataatagtaataatggGAGAGCGTTCAGGATTGGTTGTAGTTTTGCTATACTTTGATGTGCGAGGTTCATCGCTGTGTTGTTTTTCAGCTCTTCTCGGATTTGCATAGAGCGGGATTGAAACTTCCCCGACTCTGCGGTTTTGAGTTTATTGCATTCTCTGTGTTTTTACTTCCTTTCCCCTTGCGGCTGTGGTAAGCTGCAAGGAAGTGTGATTTGCTCTCGCGCGGTTTATGCATGGGGCTGTCTTTATCAATGCATGCACCGACAGCCTGGCGTAATCAACAATGGAATAAATTGTGATAATGGATTTTTGAAGTAGAGAATTTGTTGACTTGGAAATACTGGGCGTTGTTCTTGTGTCCCAGCACTGGAAGGAACTTTCTGTAGATAAATAGCTATGTTATATGATCCAACTCTCGGACTATAGCCGTGGAATTTTTTCTGGTAGCAGTGTTTTTTGGTGTTTGGTTTTGTCGATATGAAAAACAAATGTGTGCTTGGTACTCTGTGTAATTCCATTTTAATCATCTTGATTGTTGGGAATTTTACAAGCAAGTGAAGTACTGTTGGTACCATGGGAGAGTTGGGGGTGGGGAGGCGCTACGTTTCTGTGGGGCctgatttaatttttcatgttTGCGTTGTTGCAGAAATCTTATGAAACCAAACAATACAAGAAGGGCCTCAAAGCAGCAGATACTATTCTGAAAAAATTCCCAGACCATGGAGGtagaaattttttgttttggtaccTGTTTTTAGGTGACTTTCCTTTCTGGTCAGGGGATTTATATTTATGTGTCTGTTGTTCCCTCCTTCTGGTTGATAGAAACCTTATCAATGAAGGGGTTGACGTTGAATTGCATGGATCGCAAGTCTGATGCATATGAATTGGTTCGCCAAGGATTGAAGGTTGGTTGCCTTTGATGTTGTACCATTTGTCTATCTTCCCGTCAAACTTTGTAATGTGATCCAaggttactttttttttctggtgCAGAATGACCTTAAAAGTCATGTTTGCTGGCATGTTTATGGTCTCCTGTATCGGTCAGACAGAGAATATAGGGAGGCGATAAAGTGCTATCGGAATGCATTGAAAATAGATCCTGACAATATTGAAATATTGCGGGACTTGTCACTTTTACAGGTAGCATTTTCTCATCACAGATTCGTAGCTTCATGTTGGTATTGTCTCATCACAGATTTCTTTTCAATGATATTTCACTGTGTATAACTTTTCATATTATGCACACACAGTCAGTGAACTCTTCTATAATGCATTATGTGTCTTGACTAAGTGTGAATGTGCCTTTACTTCTCACTGTCAGGCTCAAATGCGAGATTTAACCGGCTTTGTTGAGACACGGCAACAACTTCTGACACTCAAGTCAAATCATCGCATGAACTGGATTGGCTTTGCTGTTGCACATCATTTGAACTCTAGGTATGATTTGTGTTgtgtatataaaattaaatgatttatCCTAATGGTAGCTACATGAGCTGACTTTGTACTAAATAGTATACGACCTAAggattattttcttaaatgttGTTTTTGCTATATCATGTATGAATCTTTAAAAACTATAACAAAGACAAAACAGGTGGCATTGTTGTAAATATCTCAAAAAACAGGAAATGAAAATAGGAAATGTTTTGCCAAGCTAAACAAGCCCTTAGTTTGTcaattctttatattttaaatatgttgaTGCTTTTAAGATAGAATTGGTTGCTATGCGGTTCTTTGCAAGTGTTATATAGAATGAGAAATATTGCTGTGATTGTGCAAATAATCTTGtagtaaatatataaaaacaagaAGAGAACGATTATGGGGATTAGATCAtcagttattatttttaaatacactTGATGTATAAAGTACCtatgaatgaataaattaatTCCAGCATCCTTGTTATCTACCTTTGTTAACAACATATCCACATGGCATCAACAGCTGGTCAAAACTCAGTGGGTGAGCATAGAACACAATGGTCACAATACAAGGATCAAAACCTTCGAATTGGCCTATCCCATACAGTATGTGGTATTGTGTGTTGATGTTGCATAACAGTGTTAGAGTGTGTGGTGGGATTGGTTCTTGTCCTCTGGTTTCCTGCATTGATTCTGCCTTGTCATTCCTGGTATGTTTGGTGTATTGCCTTCCTAATTGCAGAGCACAAAGAAACAGTAGTAGTGATGGATTCTGATGAGCACTAACTTAATGGATCTAGCCATTCGGATTTAACAAGACAGTTTGCATTTACCATTTTACCTTAGATGTATTGAGAGCGATTATGATCTTAGCAGTAGGCCTCCTATAGATTGTATGAACTAGCTTGGTTGAGGGATGATGCAAAACTAGTTTTTCTAATTTGAAATTCCATTTACAGTGAGGTGATTGGTTTAATTAGTTGTTGTGAGTTTGTTAAGAAATTGATGGAGTACTtgaatttcttatatttttgtaaGAAGGGTACATCTCTCACTTCTGTGCTGTGTATAGAGCCTTTGATGACCCATAAAAAAGGGATAGGTCTTACAGCTTATTTATGGATCTCAAAAGGACTGAAGTAGAACTTATTGTACTGTTACCTCTCTATCTTGATGTGGAGATTTAGTAGGCTGAACAAGAGAAAATGATTGCTTTGAGCTTCCTTTCTCACTGGGTCTGAGATTTCTTCTCTACTGGATACCTTTGTTAGTGTCCCTCACATAGAGGACTTCCAAACTCATTAGCCCACTATTAATGCCACTAGTGCTCTTTTAAATTGTGGTCATTAGCGGAAGAGCTACATAATAGGTGTAATGCAGAATGGTGACAAGGATGTTAATAGTTACAAATTACAATCAGAAGTTAGGAGTTGTGTACTACTATTGTCATGTGCCAGGACACATGTAACATAACTTAAATAGATAATTCAATTAGCAAATGTTGTCTCGTCCTGTAAAAAAATCCTCGTCTCTCTGGAGGACTTTACCCAATTTTCTCAATTTACACACCATCTCATGTCAAGTTACATGTAGATGGGTTCACTTCCTGTGTCTGGTTTTAGGCTCATCATTTCCACTCCATGACTCTTTTTATCCTCATTCGTGAGTATacctatttttcttttaatttttaataaactcATCCGTGCGTTTAATTGCTTTGGCTCCTTCTGTCCTCAATCCTGATCACTTTAATATTCCAGGATCTATACAAGTGCGATAGTTGAAGGAAAAAATAGCTAGTGTTTATGGACAGTGAATGTGATTCTGATTATAGAGGAGCAGGTATACGGGCTCTTATTATACATGGTAGGCTTAAGGTGCAAGCTATATAACGGTGATAACTTACCGCATAACTAACCTGAGAGCTTACTCAACTAGTTTGTACATAGTTACATGAATATGGCTGAGGCTACTGGcaacatacatacatacatactaCATTATTAGGATCCTATGACAAAATTATCTGTAAAGGTCATGAATTTGGCAATCTCTATGTTCTTGATACACGTAATATTTCTAAATGTCCCAAAACTAGTTATAAAAGGCTTGAAAATTATGATGAAAACACAAAATATTCCTAAATgtcctaaaataattttataaatactgAAAAATGCAATTAAAATGAAGATCTTCATAAACAAGGTAATTTCTTTTTCCCATTTTTGGGGGACAGGTGCGAGGTTGGTGGGTGTTGTGTTATTGTGGGTCTAGTATGTGATTAGACTTGGTAATGTTGTGGGTGGAGATTTTGGCACCAATGTTGGTTGTATTGCACCAAAATCACAACTCTCCTGTGAAGCTTTGGATCATGCTAAACACCTAGGCTTCAGTATTGATGGTTGTTTTTCAAAtgacataattttattttggtatTTTCTTGTACTGAGCTTTTTCATATGAAACAGTGCATCAAAGGCTATTGAAATTCTTGAAGCATATGAAGGGACTTTAGAAGAAGATTATCCTCTGGAAAATGAACGGTGTGAACATGGTGAAATGCTTTTGTATAAGGTCTTTCCTCTGGCTGTTGCTGCAGCTATTTTATGTTTAATGCATATTGCAGAATGATGCTTCACAATTTTTGGTTTGGTGTAACTTTTACTTTAATCTAGTGTCATAACATGATACGATTTTGAACAGGCTTCTACTGTATGAATTTTTGTTTGATGTTACTTTTACTTTTATGCAGTATAGTTGTTATAAGTCAAATAATAAACTTTCTCAGAAtctataattacattttttttgaTATCTTGATCTAggtaaattttgttttgttgaatGTGAATATTTCTGTTGTCATCACTTGTGTATGGTTATGAATATGAAGTCTTTCATACTGTTGATATGCCACTGTTAATATTTCCTTGACATGGTGATTTTCTGCATCAATATATTTATCCAGATCTCCTTGTTGGAAGAATGTGGGTTTTTCCAGAAAGCTCTTGAGGAGTTGCAAAAGAAAGAGTTAAAAAttgtatgttttttatttattgattgagGTAATTCAACTTAGTATGAATGAGAAACATGATATCTTACCTGTTTCTTATTATGTCTATAGGTTGATAAGCTTGCATATAAAGAACAGGAGGTCTCACTTCTGGTCAAGCTTGGTCGCTTAGAAGAAGGGGAGAAATTGTACCGCACATTACTTAGCATGAATCCCGACAATTATAGGTGATCTTTCTCTCTACGTGCATTTTAAGTTTGAATGCCTGAATTGCAATATCTGTTTGGGTGCTCATATTAGGTTTTTCCACCATGTTTCCCTTTTGCTTTAACCACAGCAGAAAAGGATATTTAGGTGATTAAATCCTTTCTTCATTCATCTCTTTATGGATCGGTAATGTTTAGTTCATATCTTATTTTGTCTTGATATTACTGACATGTGGAAAAAGGAGAAGATTACAGAATGtgattgtgtttttgtttttaagttttcataaactattttagaaaacaaatttcaaaagCCGATTTAGAGTTAAAAATGGGGAGAGAAGATATAAAAGGGTAGCATTATTGTGAACTGGCAGCTATAGCAGAAGTTTGACAGACTGCCATGATATGATGGTAGCTTGGCAGATTATAAATGGCAGTTGCTATATGTGTGGGCGGACGGCCTGCcatgaaattttaaaacatgTAAATATTGAGCCTTGTGATTTAGCCCAATAACAGATTTGAAGCCCTTAAATGTAATCATAGACACAGCAAAGTTCTCTTCCTCTCTTGGTCTCCATCATGAAGTTGCCTCCAAGAGAGTAACCATCAAGTAACCATCCACCGACAACCTCCTACAGTGAACTTCTTTTTctgttgtaatttttgtttttccatttttttcttaaaaaatcttttttgtTCAAACAAATTAATATTTGGTTTCTTTATTCCGTTAAGCATCtattaattcttttttcttctcCATGCTTCCTCTCTGTTCAactttatcatttatttttattaaattctgctttttttctaattaaaatttttattcctttttttatcttatttgttTCTCTAATTCTGTTGTTAACTCTATTTGTAAATTCTTTTGATTAACTTCCTTTTCTGCTTATTCAAtcctattatttttttcattctacTTATTCAAATCTGTTATTCCAACTCTTGAACTTGATGAAAATGAGGTTGCTAGTACTTTGTCATTAATGAAAATGAGGTTCTTAGTTGTTTACGTCTTGAACTAGGAATTTAGTCTATGGTTCTTAACATCTTTTGtgtgttttattattattttatttatttatattgttttttctATAATGTGTGTGTTGTTTGCT includes:
- the LOC137835979 gene encoding DNA-repair protein XRCC1 yields the protein MSGTKRGANNSGSKRSLPSWTCSKENEGESSGKKPTFGGKGEKSKEGEAPRMGKVQNENGGESSASSLDSFNELLEGVVFVLSGFVNPERGMLRSRAMEMGAQYQPDWNSDCTLLVCAFPNTPKFRQVEADCGTIVSKDWIIDCYTQRKLIEIDNYLLHAGKPWRKGNVSGEVSEDKIPSVPKKSPKHVDKEQPSNTTASIKSKGKDTDIARKCFEPSEVKKWAIDDLNKTIQWLESQEEKPDPSEMTKIAAEGILTCLQDAICSLEEKQNIRKGTEEWMFLPRVVEELAKLDVVGNKNTLLSKEDLHKQALDCKRIYEEVLNTLDQKSSKVNKEQRSKTGRTNAMSSGAVEYDSDETIEMTEQEIDLAYKTLSSNICHM